From a region of the Rhodococcus sp. 4CII genome:
- a CDS encoding MFS transporter yields the protein MRPSTETTTHPRLLPALAYAALTTAIVSSLGMLLVPTISHDMHVEVSTGQWMLTVNLLVGAVATPIMGRLSDGPHKKRLLLCSLTTILVGSIVAAAAPTFTVFLIGRALQGLTYGIVPVTIALARRYLPENQARLGISSLSVTVTTGLGLGYPLTGILADLLGFRFAFWFAALFLITTILVVWRVVPAGPDEQAPRNTLDVPGALLVGTGLASLLVAVSEGSRWGWGSPWTVGFFAGAAILLTAWTLVELRTPHPLINLRVLRNADVLVANSTAIGLGAAMYIGLSIGSLIAQAPASTGYGIALPLFWAGFVMLPLSVASFGANRLVRAVSHRIRMRTLLLLGAGLVTASSVLLWVAHHALWEILIGMLGFGAGMGMTYAAMPALIARSVADTELGSAVSFNQVLRTVGGSFGSAVAGAVLAANLAPDLLPTETGIAHALAIGSIGCAIVFAALLVNYVKSRLPAPKSEPADASVSRG from the coding sequence ATGCGCCCGTCGACTGAGACCACCACGCACCCCCGGCTACTGCCGGCCCTGGCCTACGCTGCCCTGACCACCGCCATCGTCAGTTCACTCGGCATGCTGCTGGTGCCCACGATCTCCCACGACATGCACGTCGAGGTGAGCACCGGCCAGTGGATGCTCACCGTCAATCTGCTTGTCGGTGCGGTCGCGACACCGATCATGGGCCGGCTGAGCGACGGCCCCCACAAGAAGCGCCTGCTGCTGTGCTCGCTGACCACGATCCTGGTCGGCTCGATCGTCGCGGCCGCCGCCCCCACCTTCACCGTCTTCCTCATCGGACGCGCCCTGCAGGGACTCACCTACGGAATCGTTCCGGTCACGATCGCGCTGGCCCGCCGCTATCTCCCCGAGAACCAGGCCCGGCTCGGCATCTCCAGCCTGTCGGTGACGGTGACGACGGGCCTCGGACTCGGATACCCCCTGACCGGCATTCTCGCGGACCTTCTCGGGTTCCGTTTCGCGTTCTGGTTCGCGGCACTGTTCCTGATCACCACCATCCTCGTCGTCTGGCGTGTCGTTCCCGCGGGCCCCGACGAGCAGGCGCCACGCAACACGCTCGACGTGCCCGGCGCCCTGCTGGTCGGCACCGGACTCGCGTCACTTCTCGTCGCCGTCAGTGAGGGCTCGCGGTGGGGCTGGGGCTCTCCGTGGACCGTCGGGTTCTTCGCCGGGGCCGCGATACTGCTGACGGCGTGGACGCTCGTCGAACTGCGCACCCCACACCCGCTGATCAACCTGCGGGTATTGCGCAACGCTGACGTGCTGGTCGCGAACAGCACCGCGATCGGCCTCGGCGCCGCGATGTACATCGGACTCTCGATCGGAAGCCTCATCGCCCAGGCGCCCGCCTCCACCGGCTACGGCATCGCATTGCCCCTGTTCTGGGCCGGATTCGTAATGCTTCCCCTGTCGGTCGCCAGCTTCGGCGCGAACCGACTCGTCCGCGCGGTCTCGCACCGGATCCGCATGAGAACGCTGCTGCTCCTCGGCGCGGGCCTCGTGACGGCCTCGAGCGTGCTCCTCTGGGTCGCCCACCACGCACTGTGGGAAATCCTGATCGGCATGCTGGGGTTCGGCGCCGGGATGGGCATGACGTACGCGGCGATGCCTGCCCTGATCGCACGCAGCGTCGCCGACACCGAACTCGGCAGCGCCGTGAGCTTCAACCAGGTGCTGCGTACCGTCGGCGGCTCGTTCGGCAGCGCCGTCGCGGGTGCGGTGCTCGCTGCGAACCTGGCACCGGACCTGCTTCCCACCGAAACCGGGATCGCGCACGCACTCGCCATCGGATCGATCGGATGCGCGATCGTCTTCGCCGCATTGCTTGTCAATTACGTGAAGTCGCGTCTGCCGGCGCCGAAGTCGGAGCCGGCAGACGCGAGTGTCAGTCGAGGTTAG
- a CDS encoding MarR family winged helix-turn-helix transcriptional regulator, translated as MITEQATAQVLREALRPIWRQFTAGRTISVGKIGVLAYLAKHGQTSASTLATAERISPQAIATAVRELEGLGLVVRTPDEQDRRRIWIELTDSGRERLAQERSKGLDWLEQAIAERLTAEEKKTLDSVVPILRKLVDDAPVD; from the coding sequence ATGATCACCGAACAGGCCACCGCTCAGGTCCTGCGGGAAGCTTTGCGCCCGATCTGGCGACAGTTCACCGCGGGCAGGACGATCTCCGTCGGCAAGATAGGCGTGCTCGCGTATCTGGCGAAGCACGGACAAACGTCCGCGTCGACACTCGCGACGGCCGAGCGGATCAGCCCCCAGGCGATCGCCACGGCCGTGCGCGAACTGGAAGGTCTCGGGTTGGTCGTGCGGACGCCCGACGAGCAGGATCGACGTCGGATCTGGATCGAACTCACCGACTCCGGTCGGGAGAGGCTGGCGCAGGAACGGTCGAAGGGCCTGGATTGGCTGGAGCAGGCGATCGCGGAGCGGCTGACCGCCGAGGAGAAGAAGACCCTCGACTCCGTCGTCCCGATTCTGCGCAAGCTGGTGGACGATGCGCCCGTCGACTGA
- a CDS encoding protein kinase domain-containing protein, whose product MGEGDPLDTQRYPPSPAAELAGAGFEDAVEIGRGGFGVVYRCTQADLDRTVAVKVLTVDLDEENRARFFREQRAMGRLTGHPNIVGVLQVGATDSGLPYIVMPFHPQDSLDSLIRRDGPLALDRVLRVGVKLAGAVESAHRLGILHRDIKPANILLTDYGEPELADFGIAHISGGFETATGAITGSPAYTAPEVLAGDPPSPAADVYGLGATLFSALTGHAAFERRSGEQVVAQFLRIATQEVPDLREHGIDDDVSAVIARAMSRDPGDRPATAADFGEELRRLQRDHGMPVDEMALRAEPGAQGDGQQPSVRGRLSPPSASVGATGSLPLELTSFVGRRHELTEARNLLTGSRLVTLTGIGGVGKTRLAMRVAAAVQRDYADGVRLVELGELRDGSSLVDAVAAAVGVRDQSARPLREVLIEFLAPREVLLIFDNCEHLVDAAAELVGHVLRVCPQVRVLATSREPLGIGGEAVLRVPPLTVPDPGRQPSLRGLPTYDAVTLFAERAAAAVPGFALTEDNAAAVAGICHRLDGLPLPIELAAARLRAMSAEQILGRLTDRYALLTRGSRGAPSRQQTLRLSVDWSFELCSAGEQLVWGRVAVFAGSFELDAAERVCGAGLDPDELLDTLTSLVEKSILIREQHGSVVRFRMLETLRDYGYEKLEQTGEALSLRRRHRDWYEALALESEAEWISARQVEWITRLKREQPNLREALEFSIDDDPAAGLRTAAALFLFWSSQGLYNEGRRWLGQLVARQSGAPTLEWAKGLYGASVMANVQGDLNTGTALVEQGRALAAKTSDPSVRAFVSFADGMLGLLGGDLVRARSHLETALAEFSRRGDRTLEVAALYPLGTAYGLSGSASQAIECHERVLAITEKFGEKMYRSHSLWALGIAVWQQGDADRSVQLLEESLQLTRQVRSPRVVSACLEALAWISFERHDALRAAVLMGAADGLARAIGSSAVIHSNLIVYQKEYLEKARKDLGDKAFEAARREGEQLGFDAAIAYALHEQQSGTPARDTGASTRLTKREHEVAHLIAEGLTNQAIADRLVISPRTAQGHVEHILAKLGFTSRAQVAAWVVEQREHD is encoded by the coding sequence ATGGGTGAAGGTGATCCGCTCGACACGCAGCGGTATCCGCCGTCGCCGGCCGCGGAGTTGGCGGGCGCCGGGTTCGAGGATGCCGTGGAGATCGGTCGCGGCGGATTCGGCGTCGTCTACCGCTGCACGCAGGCAGACCTGGACCGCACGGTCGCGGTGAAGGTGCTCACCGTCGACCTGGACGAGGAGAACCGGGCGAGGTTCTTCCGGGAACAGCGGGCGATGGGCCGGCTGACGGGGCATCCGAACATCGTAGGTGTGCTGCAGGTCGGTGCCACCGATTCCGGTCTTCCCTACATCGTGATGCCGTTCCATCCGCAAGATTCCCTCGACTCGCTCATCCGCCGCGACGGTCCGCTGGCACTGGATCGGGTGCTGCGGGTGGGGGTGAAGTTGGCGGGTGCGGTGGAGTCGGCGCATCGGCTCGGGATTCTGCACCGCGACATCAAGCCGGCGAACATTCTGCTTACCGACTACGGCGAACCGGAGTTGGCGGATTTCGGTATCGCGCACATCAGCGGTGGTTTCGAGACCGCAACCGGTGCGATCACCGGGTCGCCCGCCTACACCGCGCCGGAGGTGCTCGCCGGTGATCCGCCGAGCCCGGCCGCCGACGTCTACGGTCTGGGAGCGACGCTGTTCAGTGCGTTGACCGGACATGCGGCGTTCGAACGGCGCAGCGGGGAGCAGGTGGTGGCGCAGTTCCTGCGGATCGCCACGCAAGAGGTGCCCGACCTTCGTGAGCACGGGATCGACGACGACGTGTCCGCGGTGATCGCCCGCGCGATGTCCCGCGATCCCGGTGATCGTCCGGCCACCGCCGCCGACTTCGGGGAGGAACTGCGCAGGCTCCAACGCGACCATGGGATGCCGGTCGACGAGATGGCCCTGCGCGCGGAACCCGGCGCGCAGGGGGACGGGCAGCAGCCGTCGGTGCGCGGACGATTGTCGCCGCCGTCCGCCTCTGTGGGCGCGACGGGCAGCCTCCCTCTGGAGCTGACGAGTTTCGTCGGTCGCCGGCACGAGTTGACGGAGGCGAGGAATCTGCTGACCGGGTCCCGGCTGGTGACGTTGACCGGGATCGGTGGTGTCGGCAAGACGCGGTTGGCGATGCGGGTCGCGGCGGCGGTGCAGCGCGACTATGCCGACGGTGTGCGGCTGGTCGAGTTGGGGGAACTGCGCGACGGGTCGTCGCTGGTCGATGCGGTGGCGGCAGCGGTGGGGGTGCGGGATCAGTCGGCGCGGCCGCTGCGGGAGGTGCTGATCGAGTTCCTCGCCCCGCGGGAGGTGCTGCTAATTTTCGACAACTGTGAACACCTGGTGGACGCGGCCGCCGAACTCGTGGGTCACGTCCTGCGGGTGTGCCCCCAGGTACGGGTTCTGGCGACCAGCCGCGAGCCCCTCGGCATCGGTGGGGAGGCGGTGCTACGGGTTCCGCCGTTGACCGTGCCGGATCCCGGCCGGCAGCCGTCTCTGCGGGGTTTGCCTACCTACGATGCGGTGACCCTGTTCGCCGAGCGCGCCGCGGCCGCCGTTCCCGGATTCGCGCTGACCGAGGACAACGCGGCGGCGGTGGCGGGGATCTGCCATCGCCTCGACGGGTTGCCGTTGCCGATCGAGTTGGCGGCGGCCCGGTTGCGGGCGATGTCGGCCGAGCAGATTCTCGGGCGGTTGACCGATCGTTACGCCCTGCTGACCCGGGGCAGTCGGGGTGCGCCGTCGAGGCAGCAGACGTTGCGGTTGTCGGTCGACTGGAGTTTCGAGTTGTGCAGTGCCGGTGAGCAACTGGTGTGGGGGCGGGTGGCGGTGTTCGCCGGGAGCTTCGAACTCGATGCCGCCGAGCGGGTGTGCGGCGCGGGCCTGGATCCGGACGAGTTGCTGGACACGCTGACGTCGCTGGTGGAGAAGTCGATCCTGATCCGGGAGCAGCACGGGTCGGTGGTGCGGTTCCGGATGCTCGAGACGCTCCGCGACTACGGTTACGAGAAACTCGAGCAGACCGGTGAGGCTCTGTCGTTGCGTCGTCGGCATCGGGACTGGTACGAGGCGTTGGCGCTCGAATCGGAGGCGGAGTGGATCAGTGCCCGGCAGGTGGAGTGGATCACCCGGCTGAAGCGGGAGCAACCGAATCTGCGGGAGGCGCTCGAGTTCAGTATCGACGATGATCCCGCCGCCGGGCTGCGTACCGCCGCCGCACTGTTTCTGTTCTGGAGCTCGCAGGGCCTGTACAACGAGGGGCGGCGCTGGCTCGGACAACTGGTCGCCCGGCAGAGCGGCGCACCCACCCTCGAGTGGGCCAAGGGTCTCTACGGTGCCAGCGTGATGGCGAACGTGCAGGGTGACCTGAACACGGGGACGGCACTCGTCGAGCAAGGGCGCGCGCTGGCAGCGAAGACCAGCGACCCCTCGGTACGGGCGTTCGTCTCCTTCGCCGACGGAATGCTCGGCCTCCTGGGCGGTGACCTCGTCCGTGCCCGCTCGCACCTGGAGACCGCGCTCGCAGAGTTCAGCCGACGGGGAGACCGCACGCTTGAAGTTGCCGCCCTGTACCCGCTCGGGACGGCCTACGGACTCAGCGGCTCGGCATCGCAGGCGATCGAATGCCACGAGCGGGTCCTCGCGATCACGGAGAAATTCGGCGAGAAGATGTATCGCTCGCACTCCCTGTGGGCCCTGGGAATTGCCGTCTGGCAGCAGGGCGATGCAGATCGTTCGGTGCAACTGCTCGAGGAGTCGCTGCAGCTGACCAGGCAGGTGCGCAGTCCCCGTGTCGTTTCGGCCTGCCTCGAAGCGCTCGCCTGGATCAGTTTCGAACGACACGATGCACTCCGGGCCGCCGTTCTGATGGGGGCTGCGGACGGGCTGGCGCGAGCGATCGGCAGTTCCGCGGTGATTCACTCCAATCTGATTGTCTACCAAAAAGAATACTTGGAGAAGGCGCGGAAGGACCTCGGCGACAAAGCGTTCGAGGCCGCCCGACGTGAAGGCGAGCAACTCGGCTTCGACGCGGCCATCGCCTACGCGCTCCACGAGCAACAGTCCGGAACCCCCGCGCGTGACACCGGCGCGTCGACACGACTGACCAAGCGCGAACACGAAGTCGCCCACCTCATCGCCGAAGGCCTGACCAATCAGGCCATCGCCGACCGCCTCGTGATCTCACCGCGCACCGCGCAAGGGCACGTCGAGCACATCCTGGCCAAACTGGGCTTCACCTCCCGGGCGCAGGTCGCCGCCTGGGTCGTGGAGCAGCGGGAACACGATTAG
- a CDS encoding alpha/beta hydrolase has product MAAQRTAEARGAELRVDDLLPPSPEVAKDKGLTEIDVYEATEYYRTDRGQKPHGLNRSLFSHQATAVGWDAFNRAEVLLTQPMCIVVGDKPGAFGAYRDGLEIVRRAASKDKELVVAEGFSHYDLYDKPEPVKIALDKLIPFYKKHL; this is encoded by the coding sequence ATGGCGGCACAACGCACCGCCGAAGCGCGTGGCGCCGAGCTGCGGGTGGACGACCTGCTGCCGCCTTCTCCGGAAGTCGCCAAGGACAAGGGCCTCACCGAGATCGACGTCTACGAGGCGACCGAGTACTACCGCACCGATCGCGGACAGAAACCGCACGGTCTCAACCGTTCGCTGTTCTCTCATCAGGCCACCGCCGTCGGCTGGGATGCTTTCAACCGCGCCGAGGTGCTCTTGACTCAACCGATGTGCATCGTGGTCGGTGACAAGCCGGGCGCATTCGGGGCGTACCGCGACGGCCTGGAAATCGTCCGGCGCGCAGCATCCAAGGACAAGGAACTCGTTGTCGCCGAGGGCTTCTCCCACTACGACCTCTACGACAAGCCCGAGCCCGTCAAGATCGCCCTCGACAAGCTGATCCCCTTCTACAAGAAGCATCTCTGA
- a CDS encoding aldehyde dehydrogenase family protein, protein MSERQRDRVESYLELGQREGAKVVVGGARSTAFDRGYYIEPTVFRDVTNDMRIAREEIFGPVLVVIPYEDEDEAIAIANDSDYGLGGGVFSPDREHATAVARRIVTGTIGVNSASFPTEAPFGGVKNSGMGRELGPGSLEPYLELKTIFRSV, encoded by the coding sequence GTGTCCGAACGGCAGCGAGATCGGGTCGAGTCCTACCTGGAGTTGGGGCAACGCGAAGGGGCGAAGGTCGTCGTCGGCGGTGCCCGGTCCACGGCGTTCGATCGGGGCTACTACATCGAGCCGACCGTCTTCCGGGACGTCACGAACGACATGCGCATCGCCCGTGAAGAGATCTTCGGACCCGTCCTCGTCGTCATTCCCTACGAGGACGAGGACGAGGCGATCGCCATCGCGAACGATTCCGACTACGGACTCGGCGGTGGAGTCTTCTCGCCGGACCGCGAGCACGCGACCGCGGTCGCCCGCCGGATCGTCACCGGAACGATCGGAGTCAACAGCGCGTCGTTCCCCACGGAGGCGCCGTTCGGCGGCGTGAAGAACAGCGGCATGGGTAGAGAACTCGGGCCCGGCAGCCTCGAGCCGTATCTGGAGCTCAAGACGATCTTCCGGAGCGTCTGA
- a CDS encoding LysR substrate-binding domain-containing protein, whose protein sequence is MGLRETENAEIVQQAARGEADLGVFAAAHELDLDGVDVTPYRRDRLVAVVPLGHRLTEQSAVTFQELLPENLFAARAMVPAFRAAANRLGEQFDSKHSVRSGEVAISLVQAGMGVTVQPECLLDHERRSRVAVMELAEPWAVRRIHLATARGRALSPATRALVAQLLDRPLEEQAEPDERLSAPS, encoded by the coding sequence GTGGGATTGCGCGAGACCGAGAACGCCGAGATCGTTCAGCAGGCCGCGCGCGGTGAAGCGGACCTCGGGGTCTTCGCGGCCGCACACGAACTCGACCTCGACGGTGTGGACGTCACGCCCTACCGGCGAGATCGCCTGGTAGCTGTGGTGCCGCTGGGGCACCGGCTCACCGAGCAGTCGGCGGTGACATTTCAGGAGTTGCTGCCCGAGAATCTGTTCGCGGCGCGTGCGATGGTCCCCGCATTTCGCGCGGCCGCGAATCGGCTGGGAGAGCAGTTCGATTCCAAGCACTCCGTGCGGAGCGGAGAAGTCGCGATCAGTCTCGTCCAGGCGGGAATGGGCGTCACCGTGCAGCCGGAGTGCCTACTCGACCACGAAAGGAGGAGTCGCGTTGCAGTGATGGAACTCGCCGAGCCGTGGGCGGTGCGCCGGATCCACCTCGCCACCGCGCGCGGCAGGGCGCTGAGCCCGGCGACGCGCGCACTCGTCGCGCAGCTGCTCGACCGTCCGCTCGAGGAACAAGCAGAGCCTGACGAACGGCTCAGTGCACCTTCCTGA
- a CDS encoding FHA domain-containing protein, producing the protein MDDRAGNGHPRVMIETDHGHGSYDAGETIRIGRDPDSEITIDDPVVSREHARLNWDDGWQLVDSDSKNGIFVGGERRERVRVDNPVVVRLGDRADGPVVRISVEDPEATRQAGQGWDQPTISVGADRVTARPPTPDRPLPAGSLTIGRAPDNDIVVRDVLASRRHATLHTGASGLEIEDLGSVNGTFVGGARVSRAPLSDGDVVTIGNTDLTVQDGRLALRPAVAETVGGLRVDGVGLTIDGGRRLLEDVTFTVPLGSLTAVIGPSGAGKTTLATIISGSESPTDGVVEFEGRSVHAEYQVLRSRIGMVPQDDLVHRQLTIRQALGYAAELRLPPDSSRDDRDEVIASVLDELQLTEHADTRVDRLSGGQRKRASVALELLTGPSLLILDEPTSGLDPALDRQIMATLRRLADSGRVIVIVTHSLSYVEMCDQILLLAPGGKTAYVGPPDQIGAVLGSSDWADIFARVASEPDEVFAEYRARRPAGEPPPPSTPGPLGRPAHTSRSKQLSTVARRQLRLIRADRGYLIFLSLLPFVLGGLSVLVPGDTGFGPADDESGELTQILVVLILGAAFMGCSLTIRDLVGERMIYHRERAAGLLPSAYLTAKIVVFCAAAIVQSVVMMIVVYIGKGLPGHGTVIPSGAVELIVDIAVTTCSCVLVGMALSSVARSNEQVMPMLVIVIMVQLVMCGGLISITGRKVLEQLAWLFPSRWGFAAAASTVDLRTNVPGTEPDTLWQHTPSWWLLSISMLVLIALVLAAFTYSRLRLRRSRRRTRAPASR; encoded by the coding sequence ATGGACGATCGGGCCGGCAATGGGCACCCGCGGGTGATGATCGAGACCGACCACGGCCACGGGAGCTACGACGCGGGCGAGACCATCCGCATCGGCCGCGATCCGGACAGTGAGATCACGATCGACGATCCCGTGGTGTCACGCGAGCACGCACGCCTGAATTGGGACGACGGATGGCAGCTCGTCGATTCGGACAGCAAGAACGGGATCTTCGTCGGCGGTGAGCGGCGGGAGCGGGTCCGCGTCGACAACCCCGTCGTCGTCCGTCTCGGGGACCGCGCCGACGGCCCCGTCGTGCGGATCTCCGTCGAGGATCCCGAGGCCACGCGGCAGGCCGGGCAGGGCTGGGATCAGCCGACGATCAGTGTGGGCGCCGACCGGGTCACGGCCCGTCCCCCCACCCCCGATCGTCCGCTGCCCGCCGGGTCCCTGACGATAGGGCGCGCCCCGGACAACGACATCGTCGTCCGGGACGTGCTCGCCTCACGACGGCACGCCACCCTCCACACCGGGGCGTCCGGCCTCGAGATCGAAGACCTCGGCAGCGTCAACGGCACGTTCGTCGGCGGGGCCCGGGTGTCCCGCGCGCCGCTGAGCGACGGCGACGTCGTCACCATCGGCAACACCGACCTCACCGTTCAGGACGGACGGCTCGCCCTGCGGCCAGCGGTAGCGGAGACCGTCGGCGGTCTGCGCGTGGACGGCGTCGGACTCACCATCGACGGCGGGCGGCGACTGCTCGAGGACGTCACCTTCACCGTCCCGCTCGGAAGCCTGACCGCGGTGATCGGTCCCTCGGGCGCCGGGAAGACCACCCTCGCGACCATCATCTCCGGCTCGGAAAGTCCGACGGACGGCGTGGTCGAGTTCGAGGGTCGCAGCGTGCACGCCGAGTACCAGGTGCTGCGGTCCCGAATCGGGATGGTGCCCCAGGACGACCTCGTGCACCGGCAGCTGACCATCCGGCAGGCACTCGGCTACGCCGCCGAACTGAGGCTGCCGCCCGACAGCAGCCGGGACGACCGCGACGAAGTGATTGCGTCGGTGCTCGACGAACTCCAGCTCACCGAACACGCGGACACGCGCGTCGACCGCCTGTCCGGCGGGCAGCGCAAACGCGCGTCGGTGGCATTGGAATTGCTCACCGGCCCTTCCCTTCTGATCCTCGACGAACCCACCTCGGGTCTCGACCCGGCGCTCGACCGGCAGATCATGGCGACGTTGCGCCGGCTCGCGGACTCCGGCCGCGTCATCGTCATCGTCACGCATTCGCTGTCGTATGTGGAGATGTGTGATCAGATCCTGCTTCTCGCCCCGGGCGGAAAGACCGCCTATGTGGGGCCGCCGGACCAGATCGGGGCGGTGCTCGGAAGCTCCGACTGGGCAGACATCTTCGCCCGCGTCGCATCCGAACCGGATGAGGTGTTCGCCGAATACCGCGCGCGCCGTCCCGCGGGCGAGCCGCCTCCGCCGAGTACACCGGGGCCGTTGGGGCGTCCCGCGCACACCTCGCGGTCGAAGCAACTGAGTACCGTCGCCCGGCGCCAACTCCGGCTGATTCGCGCGGACCGGGGCTATCTGATCTTTCTGTCGCTGCTGCCCTTCGTGCTCGGCGGACTGTCCGTCCTGGTGCCCGGCGACACCGGTTTCGGGCCGGCGGACGACGAATCCGGCGAACTCACCCAGATCCTCGTCGTGCTGATTCTCGGCGCCGCATTCATGGGTTGCTCGCTGACGATCCGCGACCTCGTCGGCGAGCGGATGATCTACCACCGCGAACGCGCCGCCGGACTGCTGCCGTCCGCGTACCTGACGGCGAAGATCGTCGTGTTCTGTGCCGCGGCGATCGTGCAGTCGGTGGTCATGATGATCGTCGTCTACATCGGCAAGGGCCTTCCCGGACACGGAACCGTGATCCCCTCGGGTGCAGTCGAATTGATCGTGGACATCGCCGTCACCACCTGCTCCTGCGTCCTCGTCGGCATGGCGCTGTCGTCGGTGGCACGTTCCAACGAGCAGGTGATGCCGATGCTCGTGATCGTGATCATGGTCCAGTTGGTGATGTGCGGAGGATTGATCAGCATCACCGGACGCAAAGTGCTCGAACAACTGGCCTGGTTGTTCCCTTCCCGGTGGGGATTCGCGGCCGCCGCCTCGACGGTCGACCTGCGGACGAACGTCCCCGGCACCGAACCCGACACACTGTGGCAGCACACCCCCTCGTGGTGGCTGCTCAGCATCTCGATGCTCGTGCTGATCGCCCTCGTACTGGCTGCCTTCACCTATAGCCGACTCCGCCTACGCCGTTCGCGTCGCAGGACGCGCGCGCCGGCGTCCCGGTGA
- a CDS encoding L-talarate/galactarate dehydratase, translated as MSTNTFATRPTSALAAPDAAIKALAAGEATVDRIESIALSSITLPLKTPISDAKVLTGRQKPMTEVAFLFAEIRTEQGHEGIGFSYSKRAGGPAQYAHAQEIAPVLIGEDPNDIGKIWTKLVWAGASVGRSGVATQAIAAIDIALWDLKAKRAGLPIAKLLGSHRDSVQTYNTSGGFLHTPIEQVLENASRSLADGIGGIKIKVGQPDWKQDVARLEKVREHLGDDVPLMVDANQQWDRPTAMRMGRIFDKFNLVWIEEPLDAYDAEGHAHLARSLDTSIATGEMLASVGEHVRLIEAGAVDIIQPDAPRIGGITQFLKLATLAEQKHLQLAPHFAMEIHLHLAAVYPTEPWVEHFDWLDPLFDEHLEIRDGRMHLSNRPGLGFTLSDQARAWTIGTASFGK; from the coding sequence ATGTCCACCAATACCTTTGCCACGCGGCCGACCAGCGCCCTGGCGGCCCCTGACGCCGCGATCAAGGCCCTCGCTGCCGGTGAGGCCACCGTCGACCGCATCGAGTCGATCGCCCTGTCGTCGATCACCCTTCCGCTGAAGACCCCGATCAGCGACGCGAAGGTGCTCACCGGCCGCCAGAAGCCCATGACCGAGGTCGCGTTCCTGTTCGCCGAGATCCGCACCGAGCAGGGTCACGAAGGCATCGGATTCAGCTACTCGAAGCGCGCCGGCGGCCCCGCGCAGTACGCCCACGCCCAGGAAATCGCCCCGGTCCTGATCGGTGAGGACCCCAACGACATCGGCAAGATCTGGACCAAGCTCGTCTGGGCCGGCGCGTCCGTCGGCCGCAGCGGTGTGGCCACCCAGGCCATCGCGGCGATCGACATCGCACTGTGGGACCTCAAGGCGAAACGTGCCGGTCTGCCGATCGCCAAGCTCCTCGGTTCGCACCGCGACTCGGTGCAGACCTACAACACGTCCGGCGGCTTCCTGCACACCCCGATCGAGCAGGTCCTCGAGAACGCGTCGAGGTCGCTGGCCGACGGCATCGGCGGCATCAAGATCAAGGTCGGGCAGCCGGACTGGAAGCAGGACGTCGCCCGCCTGGAGAAGGTGCGCGAGCACCTCGGCGACGACGTGCCGCTGATGGTCGACGCGAACCAGCAGTGGGACCGTCCCACCGCCATGCGGATGGGCCGGATCTTCGACAAGTTCAACCTCGTCTGGATCGAGGAACCGCTCGACGCCTACGACGCCGAAGGGCACGCGCACCTCGCCCGCAGCCTCGACACCTCGATCGCGACCGGTGAAATGCTCGCCAGCGTCGGTGAGCATGTTCGGTTGATCGAAGCCGGCGCCGTCGACATCATCCAGCCCGATGCCCCCCGCATCGGTGGTATCACCCAGTTCCTGAAGCTGGCCACGCTGGCCGAGCAGAAGCATCTGCAACTCGCACCCCACTTCGCGATGGAGATCCACCTGCATCTCGCGGCCGTCTACCCCACCGAGCCCTGGGTCGAGCACTTCGACTGGCTGGACCCGTTGTTCGACGAGCACCTCGAGATCCGGGACGGCCGGATGCATCTGTCCAACCGGCCGGGGCTGGGTTTTACCCTCAGCGACCAGGCCCGTGCCTGGACGATCGGGACCGCCTCCTTCGGAAAATAG